Proteins from a genomic interval of Clostridium sp. AN503:
- a CDS encoding cytidylate kinase-like family protein, which yields MEGKKLIVTIGRQYGSGGSEVGKKLAEALGVHCYDKDILRMNSTESGIKESYFHLADERAGNKLLYKIIDSLVPDRGAPSFGSDLVSADNLFRFQSEVIRKLAAEESCVFIGRCADYVLEGSEDLVRIFLYADLEARVARIREKKLYEEKDLVKNVKRIDKERRDYHRYYTGRSWEDVENYDLMLNTAKLGVDGTVEAIKDYIRRRGFVV from the coding sequence ATGGAAGGAAAGAAACTGATTGTGACCATTGGCAGGCAGTATGGAAGCGGCGGAAGTGAGGTTGGTAAGAAACTGGCCGAAGCCCTGGGGGTTCATTGCTATGACAAGGACATTCTGCGCATGAATTCCACGGAGAGCGGCATCAAGGAGAGCTATTTTCATCTGGCGGACGAGCGTGCAGGCAACAAGCTGCTCTACAAGATCATTGACAGCCTGGTGCCGGACCGGGGCGCCCCTTCTTTCGGTTCAGACCTGGTATCCGCGGACAACTTATTCCGTTTCCAGTCGGAGGTTATCCGGAAGCTGGCGGCGGAGGAATCCTGCGTGTTCATCGGGCGCTGTGCGGATTATGTGCTGGAGGGAAGCGAGGATCTGGTGAGGATCTTCCTCTATGCGGATCTGGAAGCAAGGGTGGCGCGGATCCGGGAGAAGAAGCTGTATGAAGAAAAGGATCTTGTGAAGAATGTTAAGCGGATCGACAAGGAGCGCCGGGACTACCACAGATATTATACCGGGCGCAGCTGGGAGGACGTGGAGAACTACGATCTGATGCTGAACACGGCAAAGCTTGGGGTGGACGGCACGGTGGAGGCCATCAAGGATTATATCCGCAGGCGTGGGTTTGTGGTCTGA
- a CDS encoding MATE family efflux transporter: protein MGIQDTDESQNEGTAVDVEKGYNPRTDLIRGNIFTSILLFSIPLLIGNLFQQLYNTVDSYVVGNYVNTGALAAVGASGSVINMLVGFFMGLSAGAGVVISQYFGGKRTQDMSDAIHSALALTALLSVIFTVAGMAFTRPLLRAIGIPEEVLPHSTLYLTIYFGGITFSLFYNIGAGILRAVGNSRDPLYYLVAACLVNIVLDFLFVCGFHMGVAGVAVATVIAQAVSSAMVMYKLMHTREDYRVELKKIRFHKHMIGRIIAIGFPTALQQSITSFSNVIVQSYINKFGTAAIAGYSAAIRVDGFLQLTIQSFSMTTITFVGQNIGAKEFHRVKKGVFAAWLMNTSIILLGCLAMCFAGGQLIGIFTNDTAVIANGGMMLRLFSYAYWVLPIIHMLGGALRGAGKSQVPMYFMLICFVVLRQIYLAIVLPMTHSLLAVMAGWPVTWVICAVGMAIYYFRVDWLSNAKV, encoded by the coding sequence ATGGGTATTCAGGATACGGATGAATCACAGAATGAAGGCACGGCGGTGGATGTCGAAAAAGGCTATAACCCCCGAACGGATCTGATCCGGGGGAATATTTTCACATCCATCCTGCTGTTTTCCATCCCGCTTTTGATCGGAAATCTGTTCCAGCAGCTTTATAATACGGTGGATTCCTACGTGGTGGGAAACTATGTGAATACAGGCGCGCTGGCGGCGGTTGGGGCGTCGGGATCGGTCATCAACATGCTGGTCGGCTTCTTTATGGGCCTGTCGGCAGGTGCAGGCGTGGTGATATCCCAGTATTTTGGCGGGAAACGGACGCAGGATATGAGTGATGCCATCCACAGCGCCCTGGCGCTGACAGCGCTTTTAAGCGTTATTTTTACAGTGGCGGGAATGGCGTTTACCAGGCCGCTGCTGCGGGCGATTGGGATACCTGAGGAGGTTCTGCCTCATTCCACTCTGTATTTGACCATATATTTCGGCGGAATCACATTTTCCCTGTTTTACAATATCGGAGCCGGGATCCTGCGGGCAGTGGGGAATTCCAGGGACCCTCTGTATTACCTGGTGGCGGCGTGCCTGGTCAACATTGTGCTGGACTTTTTATTCGTATGTGGTTTCCACATGGGCGTGGCGGGGGTGGCGGTCGCAACTGTGATCGCACAGGCGGTCAGCTCTGCCATGGTGATGTATAAGCTGATGCATACCCGGGAGGATTACCGGGTGGAGCTTAAAAAGATCCGGTTCCATAAGCATATGATCGGGCGGATCATTGCGATCGGATTTCCGACAGCCCTGCAGCAGAGCATTACTTCCTTCTCCAATGTGATCGTCCAGTCTTATATCAATAAATTTGGTACGGCGGCGATCGCGGGATATTCGGCTGCTATCCGTGTGGATGGATTTCTGCAGCTTACGATCCAGAGCTTCAGCATGACGACTATCACTTTTGTGGGACAGAATATCGGGGCAAAGGAGTTCCACCGCGTGAAAAAAGGTGTGTTTGCCGCATGGCTTATGAACACCTCGATCATCCTCCTGGGATGTCTTGCCATGTGCTTTGCGGGCGGCCAGCTGATCGGGATCTTCACCAATGACACGGCTGTGATCGCCAATGGCGGCATGATGCTGCGGCTGTTTTCCTACGCTTACTGGGTGCTGCCGATCATCCACATGCTGGGCGGAGCGCTCCGGGGAGCGGGGAAATCCCAGGTGCCGATGTATTTTATGCTGATATGCTTTGTGGTCCTTAGGCAGATCTATCTTGCCATCGTACTGCCCATGACTCACAGCCTGCTGGCAGTGATGGCGGGCTGGCCGGTGACCTGGGTGATCTGCGCGGTTGGCATGGCGATCTATTATTTCCGCGTGGACTGGCTGTCCAATGCGAAGGTATGA
- a CDS encoding polysaccharide deacetylase — protein MNRFEYSRRYRRRRRRHMAGRIAAVAGCIALVGICGAGAVFLGKKLKNNAGKDVDSSIVITLDSQQASASTFADGQGPTCVDDPEGGILIDSPTATLLNQAEALATGYDYDGAIALLQSDPQLASDPAITNAIANYEAIKGTLVRSHVGEITHVFFHSLVVDNSKAFDGDDDEKGYNQVMTTVGEFKKILQNMYDKGYVLVRLHDLAYETTDESGNTVMKAGDIMLPEGKTAFVMSQDDLCYYPYMTGDGFATRMVIGEDGKPTCEMKMEDGSVSTGPYDLVPILEEFIQEHPDFSYKGARAVLAFTGYEGILGYRTSSAYKDSATYEQDREAAAKVAQCLRDNGWELASHSWGHLNLGTVEWDRFKTDTDKWETEVESLIGPTDIILYPFGADINDWHPYTMENERFRYLHSVGFRYFCNVDSNKYWVQIGDDFLRQGRRNLDGYRMWKDITAEDPSHRKLDDLFRSEDVFDKDRPTPVPEM, from the coding sequence ATGAATCGATTTGAGTACAGCCGGCGCTATAGAAGAAGAAGGAGACGCCATATGGCCGGCAGGATCGCTGCGGTCGCAGGCTGCATCGCACTTGTGGGCATCTGCGGGGCAGGAGCCGTGTTTTTAGGAAAGAAACTGAAGAACAATGCCGGGAAGGATGTGGATTCGTCCATTGTCATCACCCTGGATTCCCAACAGGCGTCCGCGTCCACATTTGCCGACGGCCAGGGGCCAACCTGTGTGGATGACCCGGAGGGAGGCATCCTCATTGATTCCCCAACTGCCACTCTGCTTAACCAGGCGGAGGCTCTTGCCACAGGCTATGATTATGACGGAGCGATCGCACTGCTGCAGTCTGACCCTCAGCTTGCCTCAGATCCCGCCATCACGAATGCCATTGCGAACTATGAAGCCATTAAGGGAACCCTGGTACGTTCCCATGTGGGTGAGATCACCCATGTATTTTTCCATTCCCTTGTTGTGGACAACAGTAAAGCTTTTGACGGGGACGATGATGAGAAGGGATATAACCAGGTGATGACCACTGTGGGGGAATTCAAAAAGATTTTACAGAATATGTACGATAAGGGCTATGTGCTGGTCCGACTCCACGATCTTGCCTACGAGACTACAGACGAGAGCGGCAACACGGTCATGAAGGCCGGAGACATCATGCTGCCGGAGGGCAAGACTGCCTTTGTCATGTCCCAGGACGACTTATGCTATTACCCTTACATGACCGGCGACGGTTTTGCCACCCGCATGGTCATCGGGGAGGACGGAAAACCCACCTGTGAGATGAAGATGGAGGACGGTTCTGTGTCCACCGGACCCTATGATCTGGTGCCGATCCTGGAGGAATTCATACAGGAGCACCCTGACTTTTCCTACAAGGGCGCCCGCGCTGTCCTTGCATTTACCGGATATGAAGGTATCTTAGGCTACCGCACCTCCTCCGCCTACAAGGATTCCGCGACCTACGAGCAGGACCGGGAAGCCGCCGCAAAGGTCGCCCAGTGCCTGAGGGACAACGGATGGGAGCTGGCCTCCCACAGCTGGGGACATTTGAATCTCGGCACGGTGGAGTGGGACCGCTTTAAGACCGACACGGATAAGTGGGAAACCGAGGTGGAATCGCTGATCGGCCCCACCGACATCATCCTCTACCCGTTTGGCGCCGATATCAATGACTGGCATCCCTACACCATGGAAAATGAGCGTTTCCGCTATCTGCACTCCGTCGGGTTCCGCTATTTCTGTAATGTGGATTCCAACAAGTACTGGGTACAGATCGGCGATGATTTCCTGCGCCAGGGCCGCCGCAACTTAGACGGCTACCGGATGTGGAAGGATATCACCGCGGAGGACCCGTCCCACCGGAAACTGGACGATCTGTTCCGGTCGGAGGATGTGTTTGATAAAGACAGGCCTACGCCGGTGCCGGAGATGTAG
- a CDS encoding D-alanyl-D-alanine carboxypeptidase family protein has protein sequence MDSETVPTEAAAGPEIAAPSALLMEASTGQVIYEKNADEKRSPASITKIMTLILIFDAIDSGKIKMTDEVVTSAHAKSMGGSQVFLEEGEIQNVETLIKCIVIASGNDASVAMAEYIGGTEDEFVRMMNERAAGLGMTNTHFVDCCGLTESPEHLTTARDIAIMSRELITKYPQIHNYSTIWMENITHVTKQGTKEFGLSNTNKLLKMATNFKVTGLKTGSTSIAKYCLSATAEKDGVRLIASVMAAPDFKARFADAQTLLNYGYANCRLYEDTEMPQLPQMDVVDGVEDTVPLKYSGGFSYLSLNGEDFTAIEKKLMLLEALEAPVEPGDRAGVLRYELNGKALGEVDILTDGSVRKAGYKDYFGKLKRAWMMHVPAA, from the coding sequence ATGGACTCAGAAACGGTCCCCACAGAGGCTGCCGCGGGACCGGAGATCGCAGCCCCCAGCGCACTCCTTATGGAGGCGTCCACCGGACAGGTGATCTACGAGAAGAATGCAGATGAGAAGCGCAGCCCAGCCAGTATTACAAAGATCATGACGCTGATCCTGATCTTTGATGCGATTGATTCGGGGAAGATCAAGATGACAGATGAGGTGGTCACCAGCGCTCACGCCAAATCCATGGGCGGTTCCCAGGTGTTTTTGGAGGAGGGGGAGATCCAGAACGTGGAGACCCTGATCAAATGTATTGTCATTGCTTCGGGAAATGATGCTTCCGTTGCCATGGCGGAGTACATAGGCGGAACAGAGGATGAGTTTGTCCGCATGATGAATGAGCGGGCAGCGGGCCTTGGTATGACGAACACCCATTTTGTGGACTGCTGCGGACTGACGGAATCCCCGGAACATCTGACCACTGCAAGGGATATTGCCATTATGTCCAGGGAGCTGATCACGAAGTATCCCCAGATCCATAACTATTCCACCATCTGGATGGAGAACATTACCCACGTGACCAAACAGGGTACCAAGGAATTTGGGCTGTCTAACACCAACAAACTGTTAAAGATGGCGACCAATTTTAAAGTGACCGGGTTAAAGACCGGTTCCACCTCCATCGCGAAATACTGCCTGTCTGCCACAGCGGAAAAAGACGGGGTGAGACTGATCGCTTCTGTCATGGCGGCACCTGATTTCAAGGCGCGGTTTGCGGACGCACAGACTCTCTTAAACTACGGCTACGCCAACTGCAGGCTTTATGAGGACACGGAAATGCCTCAGCTTCCGCAGATGGATGTGGTGGACGGCGTGGAGGACACAGTGCCCTTAAAATACAGCGGCGGTTTTTCTTACTTAAGTTTAAATGGCGAGGACTTCACGGCAATCGAAAAGAAGCTGATGCTTCTGGAAGCCTTAGAAGCCCCTGTGGAGCCGGGCGACCGGGCCGGTGTGCTGCGGTATGAGCTGAACGGCAAAGCGCTGGGTGAGGTGGATATCCTGACGGATGGAAGTGTACGTAAAGCAGGATATAAGGATTACTTTGGCAAGCTGAAACGGGCGTGGATGATGCATGTGCCGGCGGCGTGA
- a CDS encoding tetratricopeptide repeat protein, with protein sequence MEDIQALEAAIRRNPDGANAYYYLGNLYYDKYQYDKAIDNWERSAARDPEFAIVWRNLSLAYYNKRGDKDRAKEAMERAYHINPEDPRIFLELDQLYKKLEMTAKERLARYEAQRSVFMQRDDLMIEYATLLNLTGHYEEAYRFIMANRFHPWEGGEGKVTTQYTVALIELARAAMADKAWKQAEEYLKKALYYPENLGEGKLIGCKDNHINYYLGVVMEALGDLDAAKEYFEQASVGTDEPAGMMYYNDQPADMIYYQGLAKEKLGRTVEAKARFNKLLDYGEQHMFDEMRVEYFAVSLPEFLIFDEDLNRRNKAHCNYLIGLARLGMGDIDAAAGAFGEAIRMDAFHQNAIRYLAMSVEN encoded by the coding sequence CTGGAGGATATCCAGGCGCTTGAGGCGGCAATCCGCAGGAATCCCGATGGGGCCAATGCATATTATTATCTCGGCAACCTGTATTATGACAAGTATCAGTATGATAAAGCGATCGATAACTGGGAGCGTTCCGCTGCGCGGGATCCGGAGTTTGCGATCGTGTGGAGAAATTTGTCCCTGGCTTATTACAACAAACGCGGAGATAAGGACCGGGCAAAAGAAGCTATGGAACGGGCTTACCACATCAACCCGGAGGACCCGAGGATCTTCCTGGAGCTGGATCAGCTCTACAAGAAGCTTGAGATGACGGCCAAAGAGCGTCTGGCGCGGTATGAGGCGCAGAGAAGCGTGTTCATGCAGCGGGACGACTTGATGATCGAGTACGCAACGCTTTTGAACCTGACGGGGCATTATGAGGAGGCGTACCGTTTCATCATGGCCAACCGCTTCCACCCGTGGGAGGGCGGCGAGGGGAAGGTGACGACCCAGTACACCGTGGCCCTGATCGAGCTGGCCCGCGCAGCTATGGCGGATAAGGCGTGGAAGCAGGCGGAGGAATATCTGAAAAAAGCTCTGTATTACCCGGAGAACCTGGGAGAGGGAAAACTGATCGGGTGTAAAGATAACCATATCAATTATTACCTGGGTGTGGTGATGGAAGCGCTTGGAGATCTGGATGCGGCAAAGGAATATTTTGAGCAGGCCAGCGTTGGAACCGATGAACCGGCCGGTATGATGTACTACAATGACCAGCCGGCAGACATGATCTACTACCAGGGCCTGGCGAAGGAAAAGCTGGGACGGACGGTGGAGGCGAAGGCGCGGTTTAACAAGCTTCTCGACTATGGAGAGCAGCATATGTTTGACGAGATGCGGGTGGAGTATTTTGCTGTATCCCTGCCGGAATTCCTGATCTTTGATGAGGACCTGAACCGGAGGAATAAGGCGCACTGCAACTATCTGATCGGTCTTGCAAGGCTTGGGATGGGAGATATAGATGCGGCGGCAGGGGCATTCGGAGAAGCCATCCGGATGGATGCCTTTCATCAGAATGCGATCCGTTACCTGGCTATGAGCGTGGAAAACTAG
- a CDS encoding DUF5107 domain-containing protein, with translation MKTAKIWEESIVIPTYEIGEADKNPMFLESRVYQGSSGKIYPYPTVEKISDTRVDKTYQAVWLENEYLKVMVLPELGGRIQRAYDKTNQYDFVYYNHVIKPALVGLCGPWISGGIEFNWPQHHRPTTYSPVDHMLMENEDGSVTCRVCDVDQMYGTKGEASFTLYPGKAYIEIRGQLYNRTSTPQTFLWWANPAVPVNDHTQSVFPPDVHAVMDHGKRDVSRFPIATGVYYKYDYSAGVDISRYKNIPVPTSYMAEKSEFNFVGGYDYQKEAGILHVADHHISPGKKQWTWGCGDFGKAWDRNLTDEDGPYIELMTGVYTDNQPDFTWLKPMEEKTFTQYFMPYKAVGAVKNASIHAVVNLETAGDSVTVTAYGTQDYPQARILLTYDGDTVLDETVHLSPVDTYKKTIPLAAEDDTKLTLRVLDGDAELVAYTPLKQEIPQLPEPAQAAKEPEEIMTAEELYLTGLHIEQYRHATYRPDPYYLEGLKRDPGDIRLNNAYGSLLMRRGCFEESEKYFRRALKRATWKNPNPYNSEPYYNLGLSLWYQRRMEEAFDAFYKATWSNEQQEMSFYYLACIESMRGNYGSALELVEKGLVKNAHNIKARGLKVYVLRKLGRYSEAETMIRENLKVDPFDYVSRLELAELAKLTDLSQNGSNSAEYDRVIAEVCGLMRDFHENILMTARDYAEYGAYEDAIGALDLCTEEWPMLGYYKAYYQVLMDVDADVTEILAQAEGCRHGLLLPQQAGGYPGA, from the coding sequence ATGAAAACAGCAAAAATCTGGGAAGAATCCATTGTGATCCCAACTTATGAAATCGGCGAGGCGGATAAGAACCCGATGTTTTTAGAGAGCCGTGTCTACCAGGGCAGTTCCGGAAAGATCTATCCCTATCCCACGGTCGAGAAGATATCCGATACCAGGGTGGATAAGACCTATCAGGCCGTGTGGCTGGAAAATGAATATTTAAAGGTGATGGTCCTTCCGGAGCTGGGCGGCAGGATCCAGAGGGCTTATGATAAAACGAACCAGTACGATTTTGTGTATTATAACCACGTGATCAAGCCGGCCCTTGTGGGCCTGTGCGGGCCATGGATCAGCGGCGGCATCGAGTTTAACTGGCCGCAGCACCACCGCCCGACCACCTATTCGCCGGTTGACCATATGCTGATGGAGAATGAGGACGGTTCCGTGACCTGCCGTGTCTGCGACGTGGACCAGATGTATGGAACCAAAGGTGAGGCGAGCTTTACCCTGTATCCGGGAAAAGCCTACATAGAGATCCGGGGGCAGCTCTACAACCGCACCTCCACCCCCCAGACCTTCCTCTGGTGGGCGAATCCGGCGGTTCCGGTCAACGATCATACCCAGTCGGTCTTCCCGCCGGATGTCCATGCGGTGATGGATCATGGCAAGCGGGATGTGTCCCGTTTCCCGATCGCGACCGGGGTGTATTACAAGTACGATTACAGCGCCGGGGTGGATATTTCCCGGTATAAAAATATCCCGGTGCCCACGTCCTATATGGCGGAAAAGAGCGAGTTCAATTTCGTGGGCGGCTATGATTACCAGAAAGAGGCGGGCATCCTGCATGTGGCGGATCACCATATCTCTCCAGGCAAAAAGCAGTGGACCTGGGGCTGCGGCGATTTCGGCAAAGCCTGGGACCGCAACCTGACGGATGAGGACGGCCCTTACATTGAACTGATGACCGGGGTGTATACGGATAACCAGCCGGACTTTACCTGGTTAAAGCCCATGGAGGAAAAGACCTTCACCCAGTATTTCATGCCGTACAAAGCAGTCGGCGCGGTGAAGAATGCGTCCATCCATGCGGTCGTGAACTTAGAAACCGCCGGAGATTCGGTGACGGTGACTGCATACGGAACACAGGATTATCCGCAGGCGAGAATCCTTCTGACTTATGACGGCGATACCGTTTTAGATGAGACGGTGCATTTATCCCCCGTGGATACCTACAAAAAAACCATACCATTGGCGGCGGAGGACGATACGAAACTGACCCTCAGGGTACTCGACGGAGATGCGGAGCTGGTCGCTTACACACCGCTCAAGCAGGAGATCCCGCAGCTTCCGGAGCCGGCCCAGGCGGCGAAAGAGCCGGAAGAGATCATGACCGCGGAGGAGCTTTACTTAACCGGGCTTCATATCGAGCAGTACCGTCATGCCACGTACCGTCCGGACCCCTACTATCTGGAAGGGCTGAAACGGGATCCCGGCGATATCAGGCTCAACAATGCCTATGGGTCCCTGCTGATGCGCAGAGGCTGTTTTGAGGAATCTGAAAAATACTTCCGCAGGGCTTTGAAACGCGCCACCTGGAAGAATCCGAATCCCTACAACTCTGAGCCGTATTACAACCTGGGGCTGTCGCTGTGGTATCAGCGCAGGATGGAGGAAGCCTTTGATGCATTCTATAAGGCTACCTGGTCCAATGAACAGCAGGAGATGAGCTTTTACTATCTGGCATGCATCGAGTCCATGCGTGGGAATTATGGGAGCGCTCTGGAGCTGGTGGAAAAGGGGCTGGTGAAGAACGCGCACAATATCAAGGCAAGGGGACTGAAGGTTTATGTGCTGAGAAAGCTTGGAAGGTACAGCGAGGCGGAGACGATGATCCGGGAAAATCTTAAGGTAGATCCCTTCGATTATGTGTCCAGGCTGGAGCTGGCGGAACTGGCAAAGCTGACAGATCTGAGTCAAAACGGCAGCAATTCCGCGGAATACGACCGCGTGATCGCAGAGGTTTGCGGCCTGATGAGGGATTTCCATGAAAATATCCTGATGACAGCCAGGGACTATGCAGAGTACGGAGCCTATGAGGACGCCATCGGCGCCCTGGATCTCTGCACGGAGGAATGGCCCATGCTTGGCTATTACAAGGCTTATTATCAGGTGCTGATGGATGTGGACGCAGATGTAACAGAAATCTTGGCGCAGGCCGAGGGCTGCAGACACGGATTACTGCTTCCCCAACAAGCTGGAGGATATCCAGGCGCTTGA